A region of the Hirundo rustica isolate bHirRus1 chromosome 5, bHirRus1.pri.v3, whole genome shotgun sequence genome:
ttaaaattaaggttatgttttcctttcagatacATTCGCATTGAAGAGCTTTCTTCCTCAAGACTTGTTTACGATTATGCTAGTAGGGAAAAATGACAATGTGGCCATAAATCTCTGTCAGGATATAAGGGACACTCAAATAAAAATTAGGTCCCTACAGTGAGCCCCAGATTTGAGCAGCATGGCATAAGCACATTTATTTCTGAGGGTGTCTGCAGCCATGCCAAAGTTCAAGGCTCTGAGCTTATCCAAACCTGAGGACTCTTGTAAGCTGTGCTATCATCTACACCACCAACAGAAAGTTTCATAATCAGGTCATACAAACCACTTAGATTATTTTACTACCATGTTCATTGCACACTTTGAAGTTTTACTGAGATCAGATGAAGGCAGCCAGTAAGAGAAATGAAAGATCTGAACTGTCTATGGTTTTATTTTAGGGGTTTTCAAGTCCTCATCAAGGACTGATCTGGGAGAGTTTGACATCTATTGTAGTTGCAGTGGTTAGAGAGCCGAATGCAGCTAGTGTGAGattaaattttctgaaatgaatgGATGCAAATATTATCCATAATATTACCCAGTTTTTCAGGAATTGGTCAGTTTACAGCTTTGGGACCAATCAGCTATGAGGTCCTTAAACAAGGAGTTTGAAGTGTTGGAAACACTGGAAGAAACTTTCTAAATTGCTCTTGTCTGGATGATTTATTTGATTGACTGAAGCCCATCTATTGCTGAATTGGAAGGGGAATTTGTATAGTTGTTGGTTAGATGGTATCCCCAGCTAGATTTCAAGTGAGTTGGCTAACCCTGAGTGAATTAATGGTACTATTACTTCCCAAATAGGGAGTTAATGTTTTGTTAAGTAGAGTGTAAAAGGGCTCTGATACTTCAAAGTCCTTTGCCTACTGGGTAGTTAATGTAAAGGTTGTCAGTCAGAGATCATTGCCCTGGAAGTTTATTATTCTCTGTattccacagaagaaaataaaactgcacaTGAAAACACACATTAATGTATTTTGTGAGGTTAAactttcagtattttccaaCTGTCCTTATTTTTACCAGTTTCAcattctttctttgtttgtgTCATGAGAAAAGATAACAGCTTGATTTCATTATGCAGGCTCAGTCTGGATGTTTCAGGTGAAGATTTACAGGAATGACAAGATaaaccttctttttctttcgAGATCTATGGATGTGCTAGATTTCCACATTTATAAATCAAGCTCTTTGAGTGCAAATAtgtgaaaagcagctttcaacatttaatttctgatgTCTTCACTTTCGTCTCTAGTTGTCCACATCGCTGAGCACATGTGTAGGTGTGTGTGAGGAGaggattattttcttctgtcaggTTTTATATCATGAAGGAAGAACTCCTTGATCTTGCTTGGTGGGTTGCTTCAGTGAAGTTCAACATTTCTTGTGGCTTGACCTTCTTTTAACCTGATTTGTGTAAAGCCTGACAAATGACATCTGGCTGAACAGGATATCCATCCCATCACCTACATCCtacatctgcatttttttaaactactcCTAAGTGATTGGAACAGCTGAAACCACCACACAGACACCACTAAGCAGAAAAAGTCTTGCAGAGAGCAAACGATCCAGGGTCACAGGGGTCCTGCAGTTTTGTTTGCAGTGAAACTGagcattaacttttttttcagaaagggCTGGCAGGCAGAAAATAGGTGTATGCTAGTTACACGTTACTTCATTGTGTGTGTTAAGCTGACGACCAGATAGAATTGAGTAACATCTGTCAATAAATGAGAGTGAAACTTTTGTGCAAGGagataaaattaagaaattattctgaACTAAATACTCAGAATACAAGCATGAGAGGTTCATGATGCTTTTAGTTCTTTACTTAGTCTGTGTACATTTTTTGAAATCGTATATATATTATTTGAAATCTCTTTGAATAAGCTCTATTCATTCTGCCACAGAAACATGCTTTTACacttcccctccaccccccttttctctttccacctgtctgattttttaaactttaatagTATCCTGTTACAAAAGGCTGCAGGTTAAAAATCGACTTTAGCAATTAGtgcatttataaaatattgCCTTTTTATCACACATGGACCTCTCATTGACTTACATCTCATACACTACACTTTACAAATGCATCCAAAGAAGCAGCTGGTGGAAACATTGCagtaaaaagcacaaaaatcttGTGACACAGGACAAAAGAAGCATGTCATCCATTCATTTTTTAACTGGCAGAGAAAAACACAAGCCTGGAGAGCTAACAACACATGAACTTCCTGACCTTTGTGCTGTGATAGTTTCTGTAATTATTGAATAGTGGGGATGGGCTGAggaggggaatttgggggttGGCCTTGGCAGTGAGATAAGGCTACATATAAGGGAGCTACAGCAGGTTTGGGAACAGTAACAGGGTATTTTCCTCGGTGTGCAGCTCAGTTGAGCTTGGATCCTGAAATCATGAGCCAGTGCCCCTTCGCGGGGAAGAATTACCTGTGAGTCCTTcctctctgtgttttgttttataaatttaattcaaattatAAAGTATTAGTGCAAAATATGAAATATCAGAGAGGAATCACTTATTATCAATAAATAGCTGTAGTTATCATTAAATTAATAGAGATCATACAAGGACCTGTCTGAGCATTTGTTATTTGATGAACTAAATGTGATGTTACCAGCTGTTACTGTGACAAGAGGAATTTCGGTTTTTATCAAATGCCTGCTTTACTGGTTCTGTTTATCAAAATGAAGCATTGTTTGAATTGCAGATGCATCTATTAGTAGAAAGGCAGGTATATTCATAGTTCTTTAATTAAATAGTTCATATATTTACTTCATTTTCCTCTTAGATTTAATTTTAACAAGCTATCTCTGGAAGATGAAAATGATGACAAATCTCAAGAAGGAATAAATAAGGCCAGCAAAGGAGGGCTTATCTATGGAGAATACCTACAAGTAAGTTTAAGGATTTCATGTTTCTATCCTGGTTGCTCTTATGAACTTGAGGCAGGACCTGTGTTTGCCACTTCTCCCAGCAGTCAGTCAGTTACTAAGACAAGTCTCCAGGTGTAAGAGGCACAGGCGCCCGTCTCAGCTGGGACCTCAAGGCGGGCTGTGGGAAGACCTCAAACTGCAAGGAAGATGGatatttggggggttttggtaGGGAGTTATCCATATTGGCAAGCCTAAAGTGTAAAGTGGCACACCACAAAAAGCTTTCTTTGGTCTGACAATAGTCACTCAGCCATTTCTGCATGCCAGCAGGCTCTGTCCaccttctttaaaaattcagagcACTTGgctggaaaaatatatttcaggaaTATAGAGGGTAGGATGATGACTGGGGGGGTGGTAcgtaaaaaaaaaccaaaacaaaccaaccaaaacctgcaaaacctagaagtaattaaaaaataataaaaaataaaatgccataGGTAAGAAAAGAAACCAGGTTTGAGGTTTTTAGGGTGTgagctgttttttgtttgtttgtttgtttgtttttggttttttttgggggggggttggggtttgtttggtttttttgtttgtttttccctgatGGTGTGAACTGAAATGAGGGGAATTACTCTATGCTTGTGAACAGATTTATTGATATACTGTTAGGAATCTTGCAAGGATTTATTTGTAAACAGCTACGATTAGATTGTAAAATTGAGTaagaaaagaatttcagaactgaaatttTTATTGCTGGCTCAAATCAGAGCTGTTATGCTGATGTTGTTGTACGATTACTCAGAATTTTACTATAGGAACTCAGTTTTCATGGGACACACAGTATAGACCTAAATCTGGAAAACAtgctggaaattttcttttctctatatatttttttactctacatgtataattaaaattacccttaaaattgttttcaaaactttATTACTTGAGGTGCCTAAATGTTCCATTTcaggcaagattttttttctaattaaaaaagtaaaagtcaTACCTGAGACAATTTAGTCAAACTTCTCATATAACCTAGAGTGTGAGGTCtgtatgtgtatttttaaaattattattcttaaaAATTAGCTGTACATAGTAAGACTAGCAATGGTAGTAGTAGAATTGAGAGCTTTACAAAACAGTTcttacctttatttttaagctgaaCAAAATATTGAATGCTCAAGAACTTGAGAgtgagaagaaagggaaaaaaatccatgatgAGCATCTTTTCATTGTGACACATCAAGGTAAGTGGAGCAGTGCAGGTGGTAGTTGACTGACATTTTTGCCACAGGGATTTATTTAGAGCAGCTGACACATGCAATacactgtttgtttgcatttgttttagACACTAGCACAGCAATAGCTCTGTCTTTTAGCTGtttatatatgaatatatgcaaatataaaaTTGTAAGGCAGTAATCAACTCTATGCTTGTGAAGCCGTAAGTATAACCTTAGCATTTGGTAAACCAAGATATATGTATGGTTCTATTCTCAGAGAAATTAAAGTGGTGAAAATTTGGTGTTGGCCAAGCAACAGGCTGCTATGGAGATTATTGTAGGCGAATTTTGTGTGTTGCCTTGTGCCTTCTCTGAGACTTCAGAGAAGTTAACCATCTAGAATCTGTCTAGAAACCAACACACCAGTTAGACACTCCCTAATGCCCATATCTGCCTGTTTTTCAGACCCTGGCCTGATGATATTTTCTGTTATTGACAGAAAACACGTAGATCGCCAGCAGGCGTGGAGTTAGATTTTATTGATGTATGAGATCtggattttctctttcctccatTTGTAAAAAACAATCTGTAGATAAAAATATATGCTgtgtaaaacaaattttaaaaaattctgtcagTATTCTTGACTATAGATGATTTTGTCTAGTACTTTAGGTAAAGGACAGAATACTGTAACAGGTAATAAGTGTATGTGTCAGCATCTTCTTGCACATTGGCAGTGTCAATGTAGGCTATTAATTTCAAATCAGCAtgtaagaatttttctttttagatgcTAAGAATAACAAAGTAACCTTGAGGTTGATGCTAACAGTGTCTCTTTCTTGTTGTAGCATATGAGCTTTGGTTTAAGCAGATTTTGTGGGAAATGGACTCTGTGCGAGTGATCTTTCAAAATGGTCATGTAAGTTAAAAACAAATACTATTTTGGGAAAATTCAGCCCTGATTTTCTCTTGCTTCCTGCCTCTCAGTCTGATATACTTGGATTTACTAAAGCAACATGTGcttttttttagaaagaacATCAAAAGCCCAATTAAAATTTGGCTGAGTTGTTCTTATATCCTGATGGTATAGATTTTTGATCAGCAAAATCTTATTTCCTCCTGAAGTATGCCTTTTGTGTAGAACACCTTGAAGGACAATTTCATTGTCCAAAATGCTCTCATACTCTATTGCTAGTGCTGCCTAACTGCAGAAACTTATGTTGGAAATATTCCACTGCAGAAAAAGCAGGCTCAgaggcaaaaccaaaaagcagaAGGCTCACAGGTATTTTTATgttgaaaagtaatttctgcCTTTGTTCAGTTTCTGAAGTCTACATACTATCTCCTTCCATCCAGTATCTGATGTGAGGAGAACTCATTTTTGTGATTGTGTAATAGTAAATCCAAGAGAGAAGCAAGAATCCAAAGCAGTGTAATACTCTGtgagaatttctgaaaattacaAATATAAGCAGTTCTTCACATTTTTCCAAAGCTAAACACACATTATAACAATAAGTAAGAATGGAAAACTCTTGAATTGATACTAGATCTACAGAAAAATCTTACTGCATGCAGTTTGAGAAATACCTTGGGTACATCATTAGCATGTGCCtacaaagaaaatttgaaaCTAGACTAGATTGGAAGAAGGACCCTTAAGGTTCCTTATTGAACCATAAGACCTAATGAAAATGTTCTCTGTTGTCCACTATATTCTTAATTTCATTGGCTTTTtagtttaatattttatcaaaTTATAACTGACATAATCAGTtcttaagatttcttttttttttttttttttttttttttttgccttgcttgTAATCAGAATTTGAAATGTCAGTGTTAAGGTCAAGTACACAGACAAGCAATTAGGGAAATGATTATCATCTGCCAGTTTTTGTAGTTTGATATTTCCTGATTGCATGCCCAGATTTTAGAGAGAATTTTAATCCCATTGAAACTGAAAGGAATTTGACTGCAGACTCCTCTGCAGGAAAATAGTTTaacttagggggaaaaaaaaaaaaaaaaaaaaaaaagtctgtgttttccatttaatattttctatttcccaCCAGATgtattcttttctcttcttctctgcTTGCTAATGCACATTTCTGATGAGCATGTTTCAGATATGCTCTCCTGACGTAGCTGTCAGGCTATTTTGCTTCCcaatttttaagtaatttccATACCCCCCTAACGGCTTGTAGAATAGAATTTATTCTAGAAGTAATAATAACAGAAGGTATGTAATTTTCGTAATATATAATATGAAGTTACAATAATATTGTAATTattggaaaatataaaatattatgctttagaatttaatttctttgactTCTACTTTAGtcaaaaacagaaaagaaaaaatccctgTATGATAGGTCTACCTGTAATGCAAcgtcagacagaaaaaaatggatttcaaTCCTTGAAAATTAGAGTTTCAGTTTTAAGTTAAAACCAGAGTGCTCTGAAAACCATATCAGATTCTGCCTCTGTGGATTTCACATGGGAAGGACTTGAGAAATAAAGTGATGTACAACAGTGAAGACATGAAATAACTCAATAGGATCTAGAGAAAACACCATTCTGGTTatgatcttttctttttctacaggTAAGAGATGAGAGGAACATGTTGAAGGTTATTACTCGAATGAACAGAATTTCACTGATTCTGAAATTACTTGTGGAACAGTTCTCAGTTTTAGAAACTATGACTGCATTGGACTTCTTTGATTTCAGGTAAAGACTTGTTATTCCTCCTCAGCAATCCATGAGCTGGTAATTCCCATCCTTAGAACTGATGGTGAATTTTGTATGTGTGCTGGTGTCTGTCAGCAAGCTGAGAGCTCACCTTGGAGAGGCAAACATGACATTAAAGTGCAAGGGTCAATTATGAAATTGACCCTGACTGTGAGTCCAGCATGTTCTGCAAAAAGTACAAGTGAATTGTTGACACTTTTGTGTAGGGTGCTGCTGACTGGTTTCATGGTCAAAGgttaaaacagcagaaacaacagaaatagCTCATGGTTTTGCTAGCAATTTACTTCAAACTTGGCACTGCAGATTGAAGCCCTCTTCTATGGAAAATCATAGAAGTGCTTGGGGGAGAGACATGCACTTTCTCTAGGTTATCAAACAGGTATTTGAGTTGTTTGATAACCTAGAGATACCCCAAGGTGTTGCCTTGGGTCTGCAGTGCTGGAGACTTGAAGTGGCTGAAGAAAGCATTGCTGTCCCTTGTCCTTTTCCCCCGGTAACTTCTGCTCTCCAGTAGCAGCTCAATGCATTGCTGGGCTGGATGGTGGTACCTCTTCTGCCTTCTGCTCAGGCCCTCTCTGGCATCCTTTGGCTCATCTCATTTCTCCCATggcatttctttcccttcccttacTACATCGAGGTCCTTCCACCACATTATCATGTGTTACAGCTTCATCCACTGTCTTCCTTCCCTATTCTTCTCCTGCTCACTTGTGTCATTTGTGCGTATCTGTCTGCCTTGTGACCTCAGTACCATCCAGCAGCCCATCCACTTGTATTTTGGTAGCCTTTCCCTTCTATCTTTTAATGCTCCCTATTAAAAAGAGCAGGATACTACGATTTTTCTTCACTTGTTTATAGTTTGCATTATAGCAGGGGAAATCCATGGGCTAATCATCCATTTTGATCCATACTTGCTTCAGCTTTTCAACCACATACTGCCATTTGATAAGTAAACATAAGAGTAAATCAATGATGTGTCTCTGTCAAATCTTGTACTCGCAATTCAAAACACATTACAATTATCTAGCAATGTGGGATTTCAGGTTacttttattaataattatttttcagcatgGTCAGATGATTTAACTCTTAAGATTCCCATTAATGAATCCCTCAAACAAAACCCAGTGGAAGTTTTTCTGAGCACTATTCTACTCTACAGAATAAGGCAATATACAATATTGCATGCATAgattattatatataataatatataggAATTATGCTGTATATCAAGactatttaaaatgcattcattGGTACATTATTGTTGTGAAAATTTTTGAAACAGCTTTTTGGGGTGCAGCTGCTTAGTCTATTTGGAAAGGAAGATCTATTCACTAACATTGCCTCCTGTACATCATGTGCACAGAGCTGCCATTTTAAAGCACAGATTCACACACTTTTATTTGCACTACCTGTATATGCACAAACAATATAGAACTAGAAAATGAGATTATGTTATATGTACACTCTAGTTGcattaaaatggcttttttttccccccttttcctaAATGCAGTCATATAAAAAGTCCTCAGATAGCTGTTTGATATTCTTCGGATGTGAAATATGAAGGATTTTTTGAGAACAAGAGGAAATCCATTGTAAAATAACATCctgtattttttatcttttcttctgttcccaAAGATATTACCTAAGCCCAGCCTCAGGTTTTCAGAGCCTGCAGTTTCGCTTGCTAGAGAACAAGATTGGTGTTCCCCAAAGTCTGAGAGTCCCTTACAACCGAAGGCATTACCGTGATAACTTCAAGGGACAGGATCGTGAACTACTGCTTCAATCAGAGCAAGAACCAACACTACTGCAACTTGTGGAGGTAACAATATCTGTCTTGGACCTTGCTTCATTTTACCCCATCTCCAAAGTATGTCCTTCATTAGCGTCAGTGACAAATTCTCCTATCTTAAGGAGAAACAAGCATGTTGGCAAGTTCTGTgtcagttttgttttggattcttGACAAATTTGGCATGAAAGAGAGGTTGTTAGTAAACCAACTGATTTTTCACAGCATCTCCCTTATATCTGAAAATTCTGGCTGTTAAACTGATAAACTGCATTGTGGAAGTGTAAGCTAAGAATGTAAATGCACTgtttcattaacatttttttcgTGACTATAAGCCCTTTTGGGAGGAAAGCTTTAAAAGCAGCCCCACGGTTACTGATGGCTATTAGAGAGGTTAAAAACTATAGGTGGCTCTATGTCTTCCTTCTGAGATTTATCATTACTACAATcctatatatatacatgtggaatttgttttcctgtagtTTGTTTTAAAGATACCCTTAGAACGAGACAGCTTCAGTCTCCCAGCATTGGCCACGCTATCTGGAACCTGAGGGGGTTGGTATGTCACCATCATGCAGGTGTAAATCATCCACATGGACATGCAGAATTTAGCAGTAAGCACTCCTACAGGATACTAAACCAGAACTGTAGTGGTAGAGTTTTCGTTGCTATAACTTGTAATTCTAGGATAATGCTGTTGCACTGTTATTGTTTGAACATAATGTTAcaactactactattattattattaaaggCATGGCTGGAAAGAACTCCAGGACTTGATTCAGAAGAATTTGATTTCTGGGGACAATTTGAAGAGAATGTTTTAAAAGGCCTAGAGGAGGAATTTGCCTTGATACAGGTATATAGTGTATTCTTGAAATACCTATAAGCAAAGACATCTGACAAAATGATACTCTGACATAAATTTACCTTTCAGCTTACTCAAAGTTTCTCACTCACTTCACTTTAGCTTCATTAGTCTTTGTctgcaagaagcagaaaaaattgCAAATCCTTCAGGAaatagcaatattttttaaatttgacaTCTAAGACGATTTAAAGCATGAGATACATGGATGGATACACGGAAGGGATGGATTAGTACCAGTGGAAGGGCTGAAGTTGATTTTACTGAAACTACAACTTCACCTTTAGTTAGTACTTGCTAACTACTTTAGTTACTAGATTAACTATGAAGTTTGGGCCCCTGAGCTGTGGACATGGAATGTCACTATTTACAGCCCATTTCTGTTTAACAGAATATGGCAATTTGCTGCTCTGTGATCATTTGAATTGCACTGGCAAATAAGCACCAGAAAATCCCTGACTGTTTTAAAACCCGCAGCTttgaataacattttttaaattttttcctttttatgaaaaaataagaatttgtcAACTTCCTGAGAATATGTTTGACTTTCTAACTTACCTAActttttatttacaattttCTTGTCCACAGCTCTGCAAGAATATAACTTTTTTgccatgaaaacaaataaatcagaCTTCAAACAAAttatgattaattttttaaaggcCTCTAGACCGAAAAACACGATAAATTACCAGTTCGTTTGAATATTCATTTATCCAAGTTGTGTTGTAATCTATTTAATTGTACATTTCTTGGTAATTGTACTTTTCAAAGAACAGTGACTCATGTAActtatttgaaaatacagttCTTACATCTAAGATGCAAATTTCAgggtatttatttaaataaaagg
Encoded here:
- the TDO2 gene encoding tryptophan 2,3-dioxygenase, with amino-acid sequence MCSRFNFNKLSLEDENDDKSQEGINKASKGGLIYGEYLQLNKILNAQELESEKKGKKIHDEHLFIVTHQAYELWFKQILWEMDSVRVIFQNGHVRDERNMLKVITRMNRISLILKLLVEQFSVLETMTALDFFDFRYYLSPASGFQSLQFRLLENKIGVPQSLRVPYNRRHYRDNFKGQDRELLLQSEQEPTLLQLVEAWLERTPGLDSEEFDFWGQFEENVLKGLEEEFALIQAKAESEEKDDLLSEFQKQKDVLLSLFDEKRHEHLLSKGERRLSYKALKGALMIYFYREEPRFQVPFQLLTSLMDLDVLMTKWRYNHVCLVHRMIGGKAGTGGSSGYHYLRSTVSDRYKVFVDLFNLSTFLVPRHWIPKMNPSIHKFLYTAEYCDSSYFSSDDSD